TGCCTATTCATCAATATTGACCGAAGCGACGAAAATACAATATGAACCGGTCAATTATCTCAACGATGTGGATTCTGAATTTTATTGCGCCAGGTATTTGCGGGCATGGATGCTGCAATCATCTCTGAATGCGTATATGACCGAAGAAGGAGGCGATGATTGGTTTCGGAATCCGTCCAGCGGGGAGAGGCTTAGGAATTTATGGAAATATGGACAGAAAATGAATGCCGAAGAAATAGTGAAATTAGTTTCAACGGATAAATTAAGTTTTAAAGATCTGACAAGGTCAATTGAAAATGCGTTTAATGGATGAGATGGAAACTCCGGAGAGAAAAACATTTGATGTATCATTTTCCGATACAGGTTTCATTTATTCTCCAAAGTATTTAGAGCATCGCGCGGGTGACGCTCATCCCGAACGACCCGACAGGCTGACCGCTCTTCTTTCCCACCTGAAACATGAAGGAGTCTGGGATAAATTGACACATTATGAACCTGAGAGCATTCAGATGGAGCTGCTCACAAAAATTCATGATAGGGAATATATTGACCGTGTAAAGGAAGCATGCGAATCCGGAAAGACTTATGTTGATGAACTTGACTGCGGCATAAATGAAAAGAGTTATGAGGTTGCTCTGCTTGCGGCAGGTGGCGTTGTCACTGCCGTGGATAAGATTATGGAGGAACAAATATCAAATGCTTTTTGTGCCGTTCGTCCTCCCGGTCATCACGCCGAAAGAAACAGGTCTATGGGGTTTTGTTTTTTTAATAACGTAGCGCTGGGAGTTATCCACGCGCGTAAATATGAATTGGTTCGAGCGGTTATATTGGATTGGGACGTGCACCACGGTAACGGCACTCAGCATTTGTTTGAAAAGGACCCTAATGTTCTTTATGTAAGCCTTCATGAATTTCCGCATTACCCCGGAACCGGAGCAATCAACGAAAAAGGGGAAGGAGAAGGCTACGGCACAACCCTGAATTACCCTATGAGTAAAGGTTCGGGAAATTCTGATTACCTGAAAACATTTAAAACAAAAATTGAGCCTGAAATAAGAAAATTTGAACCGGATATAATTTTTATATCAGCGGGATTCGATGCCCATAGAGACGACCCGCTTTCAGGCATTAATCTCACGCACGACGCTTACAGAGAGATGACGCTCATCGTGAAGGAATGGGCGCATGAATTTTCGGGGGGAAGGATAGTGTCCGTTTTGGAGGGGGGCTACAATCTCGGTTCTCTTCGGCGTAGCATAAAAGAGCATCTTTTGGCATTAATGGAGTGATAATTGAAATTTTTTCCATCAGATTTGACAGAGACCGCTGCCGAGGAAGAATGCTATCGCTCTCGAAGGCGAAAAATGGTGGAATTGCAAATTGTTGCCAGAGGAATCAAAAATCCGTCGATAATTTCTTCGATGCTCAATGTGCCGAGACATCTTTTCATAAAAGATACTTATAAAGAGCAGGCTTACTTCGACGAACCATTGCCGTTAGAAGATAATCAAACTATCAGTCAACCTTATGTGACAGCGCTTATGATTGAGTTGGCATATCTAAATGATACGTCGAAAGTGCTTGAGATTGGAACAGGTTCGGGTTATGCAGCAGCATTATTAGCTAATATAGTTTCGGAAATATACACCGTGGAGTTACGTGAAGCTCTCTACGAGTCTGCCCAAGACCTATTGAAGAAGATGAATTAT
This window of the Candidatus Neomarinimicrobiota bacterium genome carries:
- a CDS encoding histone deacetylase, whose protein sequence is METPERKTFDVSFSDTGFIYSPKYLEHRAGDAHPERPDRLTALLSHLKHEGVWDKLTHYEPESIQMELLTKIHDREYIDRVKEACESGKTYVDELDCGINEKSYEVALLAAGGVVTAVDKIMEEQISNAFCAVRPPGHHAERNRSMGFCFFNNVALGVIHARKYELVRAVILDWDVHHGNGTQHLFEKDPNVLYVSLHEFPHYPGTGAINEKGEGEGYGTTLNYPMSKGSGNSDYLKTFKTKIEPEIRKFEPDIIFISAGFDAHRDDPLSGINLTHDAYREMTLIVKEWAHEFSGGRIVSVLEGGYNLGSLRRSIKEHLLALME
- a CDS encoding protein-L-isoaspartate(D-aspartate) O-methyltransferase — encoded protein: MVELQIVARGIKNPSIISSMLNVPRHLFIKDTYKEQAYFDEPLPLEDNQTISQPYVTALMIELAYLNDTSKVLEIGTGSGYAAALLANIVSEIYTVELREALYESAQDLLKKMNYKNLYLKNGDGKLGWKSNSPYDAIIVSAASKSIPEMLVSQLKIGGKMIIPVGEIDQELICLSKNKMGFKTEKHGVVNFVPLI